One window of Arcobacter sp. F2176 genomic DNA carries:
- a CDS encoding Tat pathway signal protein: MQKSRREFAKKTAMITAGAVAVTGTTVLAATGKSSGQDDSNNGVVVGESRNKEILYKKTAAWEEYYKNAR, from the coding sequence GTGCAAAAAAGCAGAAGAGAATTTGCAAAAAAAACTGCAATGATTACTGCGGGTGCTGTAGCTGTTACAGGTACTACTGTATTGGCTGCTACTGGCAAATCATCAGGTCAAGATGATAGTAATAATGGTGTTGTTGTGGGAGAATCTAGAAATAAAGAGATTCTTTACAAAAAAACTGCGGCTTGGGAAGAATATTACAAGAACGCAAGATAG
- a CDS encoding formate dehydrogenase subunit gamma: MKKSLLTFFILLFATYANADSAIYGKDLLINIINQGKEGNLDLAMIFTILQAKYFSVIFLAISFGVPVVFFIHYTIIGPMIFSHDRKKIFIFTLFHRTIHWLAGISFLVLIPTGLVMVFGSFFHGGEFVRVCKELHAVSTIVFAIAVVPMLIMWFKEMLPIAADIQWIKILGGYLNKRKDPIPAGKFNAGQKMWFWTCTAGGILMIITGAIMYFQDFHIAVLRSWGIMQIDVLRVSVILHNVMGMLMVALFFTHVYMSVFAIKGAIHSMFTGYKEEEEVEILHSIFYKKLKK, encoded by the coding sequence ATGAAAAAAAGTTTGTTGACATTTTTTATTTTACTATTTGCAACTTATGCAAATGCAGATAGTGCAATTTATGGGAAAGATTTATTAATTAATATAATAAATCAAGGAAAAGAAGGAAATTTAGACTTAGCAATGATTTTTACAATTTTGCAGGCTAAGTATTTTTCTGTTATATTTTTAGCTATTTCTTTTGGTGTTCCTGTTGTATTTTTTATTCATTATACAATAATTGGACCTATGATATTTTCACATGATAGAAAGAAAATTTTTATTTTCACTCTCTTTCATAGAACAATACATTGGTTAGCAGGAATATCATTTTTAGTGCTAATACCAACTGGTTTGGTAATGGTATTTGGAAGTTTCTTCCATGGTGGAGAATTTGTTAGAGTTTGTAAAGAGTTACATGCTGTTTCAACAATTGTTTTTGCAATTGCAGTTGTTCCAATGCTTATAATGTGGTTCAAAGAAATGTTACCTATTGCAGCAGATATACAATGGATTAAGATATTAGGTGGATACCTAAATAAAAGAAAAGACCCTATTCCTGCAGGAAAATTTAATGCAGGACAAAAAATGTGGTTTTGGACTTGTACAGCTGGTGGTATTTTAATGATTATCACAGGTGCAATAATGTATTTTCAAGATTTTCATATTGCAGTACTAAGATCATGGGGAATTATGCAAATTGATGTATTGAGAGTTAGCGTAATACTTCACAATGTAATGGGAATGTTAATGGTAGCTTTATTCTTTACACATGTTTACATGTCAGTATTTGCAATAAAAGGTGCTATTCATAGCATGTTTACAGGATATAAAGAAGAAGAAGAAGTAGAAATACTTCATAGTATTTTTTATAAAAAATTAAAAAAATAA
- a CDS encoding cytochrome b/b6 domain-containing protein, whose translation MENKSFLSEYKAYLGIGLLFILLTYWYFWLATIADINYVYQFLLQMAQGNFTGQVVPFESLTHYQQMEVGLFGPKYDAIAPEVIRAFEERQHLLPIVFTVEFFLFLTMFIVAKGRKQAKITRENEKIQVYSIFQRIVILLNILFMIYLFITGFSITFGNWTGGGYIARMMRATHEVIGLGWIPIWLCMTIIAFKDHKYFIRPSGKIWNKIFLRGKYKHMDRINYYMFVAFGSILVVSGFIIWYLFPDASTYAQTIQVKRFILFFHFMGSAIISFFTFETIYSYFVSVKGYIPGVITGKLPVEYLEQLRPDVLLEDKTLKIEGK comes from the coding sequence ATGGAAAATAAAAGTTTTCTAAGTGAATATAAAGCCTATTTAGGAATAGGCTTATTATTCATCCTTTTAACATATTGGTATTTTTGGTTAGCAACGATAGCGGATATAAATTATGTATATCAGTTTTTATTACAAATGGCACAAGGTAATTTTACAGGACAAGTTGTTCCTTTTGAGAGTTTAACTCATTATCAACAAATGGAAGTAGGATTATTTGGACCAAAGTATGACGCCATAGCACCAGAAGTTATAAGAGCATTTGAAGAGAGACAACATCTACTACCTATAGTTTTTACAGTAGAGTTTTTTCTATTTCTTACGATGTTCATTGTAGCAAAAGGCAGAAAACAAGCAAAAATTACAAGAGAAAATGAAAAAATACAAGTTTATTCGATTTTTCAAAGAATTGTAATTCTTTTAAATATTTTATTTATGATTTATCTATTTATCACTGGGTTTTCAATTACATTTGGAAACTGGACAGGTGGTGGATATATCGCAAGAATGATGAGAGCAACTCATGAGGTAATAGGACTTGGGTGGATTCCAATATGGCTTTGTATGACAATAATAGCCTTTAAGGACCACAAATATTTTATTAGACCTAGTGGAAAAATTTGGAATAAGATTTTCTTAAGAGGAAAATATAAGCATATGGATAGAATCAATTATTACATGTTTGTAGCATTTGGTTCAATATTGGTTGTAAGTGGTTTTATCATTTGGTATTTATTTCCAGATGCTTCAACTTATGCACAAACAATACAAGTAAAAAGATTTATTCTTTTTTTCCATTTTATGGGAAGTGCAATTATTTCATTTTTTACATTTGAGACCATTTACTCTTATTTTGTATCTGTAAAAGGATACATTCCTGGTGTTATTACTGGTAAGTTACCAGTTGAATACCTAGAACAGTTAAGACCCGATGTTTTATTGGAAGATAAAACATTAAAAATAGAAGGTAAATAA
- the fdh3B gene encoding formate dehydrogenase FDH3 subunit beta, with protein MSSNNVDFSRMKFYCDEHRCIHCDGCSVACAEAHELPVEISRRKVITVNEGKQGLEFSLSIACMHCTDAPCEQVCPVDCFYIREDGIVLHDKDKCIGCSYCLYACPFGAPQFPKDGAFGTKGVMDKCTMCAGGPDETNSEHERELYGQNRISEGKVPVCAAMCSTKALLVGDSESIADIYRERVISFGHGVQSMPYGWDKAYGK; from the coding sequence ATGAGTAGTAATAATGTAGATTTTTCAAGAATGAAATTTTACTGCGATGAACACAGATGTATTCATTGTGATGGTTGCTCTGTTGCTTGTGCCGAAGCGCATGAGTTACCAGTTGAGATTTCTAGAAGAAAAGTAATAACAGTTAATGAAGGTAAGCAAGGTTTAGAATTTTCTTTATCTATTGCTTGTATGCACTGTACAGATGCACCTTGTGAACAAGTTTGTCCTGTAGATTGTTTCTATATTAGAGAAGATGGAATCGTTTTACATGATAAAGATAAATGTATCGGTTGTTCATATTGTCTATATGCATGTCCTTTTGGAGCACCACAATTCCCTAAAGATGGGGCATTTGGTACAAAAGGTGTAATGGACAAATGTACTATGTGTGCTGGTGGTCCTGATGAAACTAATAGTGAACACGAAAGAGAACTTTACGGTCAAAATAGAATTTCTGAAGGTAAAGTTCCTGTATGTGCAGCGATGTGTTCTACAAAAGCATTATTAGTTGGTGATTCAGAATCTATCGCAGACATTTATAGAGAAAGAGTAATATCATTTGGTCATGGAGTACAGTCTATGCCTTATGGTTGGGATAAAGCGTATGGAAAATAA
- a CDS encoding formate dehydrogenase subunit alpha — translation MSANTYESLNAKVGRRSFMKMAAVATAFGVTSSFASTTATRKATEEEIKNPFPGSKMVKSVCTACSVGCGVIAEVQNGVWVRQEVAQDHPVSLGGHCCKGADMIDMVRSEVRLKHPMVKKDGQWKRITWDEALDGIASKLEDLRKKDGPDSTMFLGSAKFNNEQAYYYRKFAAMFGTNNIDHQARIUHSSTVAGVANTWGYGAMTNSLGDIQNAKAIIIFGANPAVNHPVGFQHFLKAKERNNAKIIVIDPRFTKTAAKADLYAQIRPGTDIPFMYGMLKIIFENGWHDKNFINDRVYGMDEIMKEAKNWPIERVADVTGVKADLIVQITKLYAKSTPGTLIWAMGLTQHSNGTSNTRMAPILQLALGNMGLEGGGTNILRGHDNVQGATDFGCLADSLPGYYGLSEGSWKYFANAWGVDFDWLQGRFKDASWMGKKGFSLARWWAGVLGENPGEDAIHNAGTRLKALVVMGNGITSTAQTKKVKEAIDNLEIAVFCDPFVNEGAIITDKQNDVYILPATTQFETSGSLTATNRSAQWRDKVVEPMYECKADQDILFELAKRFGFYDQFVAGMGKGKDFTWPEDATNEIARTIKTIGLTGWTADRLKKHQKNWHMFDQVTGRGYGEMTGEYYGLPWPCWTTSHSGSPVLYNINRSVKEGGMGFRNRFGLEHDGVDLLAGKGSAPKDSNNKDGYPEITKDNIEEVLKIKLTAEEKSKIGKNWKVDTSNIIAEKCMEAGIAPYGNAKARAKVWGWADEIPKHREPLHSPRTDLTKEYPSFADKPNHWRVDTRYISEQSKQDWAKDFPINLITGRLVNLNGAGMENRASKYLAKLSPEMFCDINPDLAGRYGIRDGSMMWIHSPQGTKIKIKAHYSYSVSPDRVFIPIHFAGVMEGESLLHKYPDGTAPYAIGESGNTVSNYGYDIVTQIPETKGGLCQIEQA, via the coding sequence ATGTCAGCAAATACATATGAATCTCTAAATGCAAAAGTAGGTAGACGGTCATTTATGAAAATGGCTGCAGTTGCTACTGCATTTGGAGTGACATCATCTTTTGCAAGTACTACAGCTACAAGAAAAGCAACTGAAGAAGAGATTAAAAATCCTTTTCCAGGTTCAAAAATGGTTAAATCCGTTTGTACTGCTTGTTCTGTAGGTTGTGGTGTTATAGCAGAAGTTCAAAATGGTGTGTGGGTAAGACAAGAAGTCGCTCAAGATCACCCTGTATCACTTGGAGGGCACTGTTGTAAAGGTGCAGATATGATTGATATGGTTAGATCAGAAGTTAGACTTAAACATCCAATGGTGAAAAAAGATGGTCAATGGAAAAGAATCACTTGGGATGAGGCTTTAGACGGTATTGCTTCAAAACTTGAAGATTTAAGAAAAAAAGATGGACCAGATTCAACAATGTTTTTAGGTTCAGCAAAATTCAATAATGAGCAAGCTTATTATTACAGAAAATTTGCTGCAATGTTTGGAACTAATAATATAGATCACCAAGCTAGAATTTGACATAGCTCAACAGTTGCCGGTGTGGCAAATACATGGGGTTATGGTGCTATGACAAATTCTTTAGGAGATATTCAAAACGCAAAAGCGATTATAATTTTTGGAGCGAATCCTGCGGTTAACCACCCAGTTGGATTTCAACATTTTTTAAAAGCAAAAGAGAGAAATAACGCAAAAATTATTGTAATAGATCCTAGATTTACTAAAACTGCTGCAAAAGCAGATTTATATGCACAAATTAGACCAGGAACTGATATTCCATTTATGTATGGAATGTTAAAAATTATTTTCGAAAATGGTTGGCATGACAAAAACTTTATTAATGATAGAGTTTATGGTATGGATGAAATCATGAAAGAAGCTAAGAATTGGCCTATTGAAAGAGTTGCAGATGTTACAGGTGTAAAAGCAGATTTAATTGTACAAATTACAAAATTATATGCAAAAAGTACGCCAGGAACATTAATTTGGGCTATGGGTTTAACTCAACACTCAAATGGAACATCAAATACAAGAATGGCTCCAATCTTACAACTTGCTCTTGGAAACATGGGTCTAGAAGGTGGTGGAACAAACATCTTAAGAGGTCATGATAATGTTCAAGGTGCGACTGACTTTGGTTGTTTAGCTGATTCATTACCAGGATATTATGGTTTATCTGAAGGTTCATGGAAATATTTTGCTAATGCTTGGGGTGTAGATTTTGATTGGCTACAAGGTCGATTTAAAGATGCTTCTTGGATGGGTAAAAAAGGTTTCTCATTAGCTAGATGGTGGGCTGGTGTTTTAGGTGAAAATCCAGGTGAAGATGCAATTCATAATGCAGGTACAAGATTAAAAGCTTTAGTTGTTATGGGTAATGGTATTACATCAACAGCTCAAACAAAAAAAGTAAAAGAAGCAATTGATAATTTGGAAATTGCAGTGTTCTGTGATCCTTTTGTAAATGAAGGTGCTATTATAACTGATAAACAAAATGATGTTTATATTTTACCAGCAACTACTCAATTTGAGACTTCAGGTTCATTAACTGCTACAAATAGATCAGCTCAATGGAGAGACAAAGTTGTTGAACCAATGTATGAGTGTAAAGCAGATCAAGATATTTTATTTGAACTTGCAAAAAGATTTGGATTCTATGATCAATTTGTTGCTGGAATGGGAAAAGGTAAAGACTTTACTTGGCCTGAAGATGCAACTAATGAGATAGCAAGAACAATTAAAACTATTGGATTAACTGGTTGGACTGCTGATAGATTGAAAAAACATCAAAAAAATTGGCACATGTTTGATCAAGTTACAGGTAGAGGTTATGGAGAAATGACTGGTGAGTACTATGGTTTACCATGGCCTTGTTGGACAACATCACATTCTGGAAGTCCTGTTTTATATAATATAAACAGATCTGTAAAAGAAGGTGGTATGGGATTCAGAAATAGATTTGGATTAGAACATGATGGTGTAGATTTACTTGCAGGTAAAGGAAGTGCACCTAAAGATTCAAATAATAAAGATGGTTACCCAGAAATTACAAAAGATAATATTGAAGAAGTATTAAAAATCAAGTTAACAGCTGAAGAGAAATCTAAAATTGGTAAAAACTGGAAAGTTGATACATCAAATATTATTGCGGAAAAATGTATGGAAGCTGGAATTGCTCCTTATGGAAATGCTAAAGCGAGAGCTAAAGTTTGGGGATGGGCAGATGAAATTCCTAAACATAGAGAACCATTACATTCACCAAGAACAGATTTAACAAAAGAATATCCAAGTTTTGCAGATAAACCAAATCACTGGAGAGTTGATACAAGATATATTTCTGAGCAAAGTAAGCAAGATTGGGCGAAAGATTTCCCAATTAACTTAATTACAGGAAGACTTGTTAACTTAAATGGTGCAGGTATGGAAAATAGAGCAAGTAAATATCTTGCTAAATTAAGTCCAGAGATGTTCTGTGATATTAATCCAGATTTAGCTGGTAGATATGGTATTAGAGATGGTTCAATGATGTGGATTCATTCACCTCAAGGAACTAAGATTAAAATAAAAGCTCACTATTCTTATTCAGTTAGTCCTGATAGAGTATTTATTCCTATACACTTTGCTGGTGTTATGGAAGGTGAAAGTTTATTACATAAATATCCTGATGGAACTGCACCTTATGCAATTGGGGAAAGTGGAAATACTGTTTCTAACTACGGTTATGACATTGTTACACAAATTCCTGAAACAAAAGGTGGATTATGTCAGATAGAACAAGCGTAG